The following coding sequences are from one Thermostaphylospora chromogena window:
- a CDS encoding WhiB family transcriptional regulator, whose product MGTWMERAACRDADPELFFPIGATPAPGPLRAAQRICGRCAVRLECLNYALETGQSAGVWGGTTEEERRAMRVEALHAARA is encoded by the coding sequence ATGGGGACCTGGATGGAGAGGGCGGCCTGCCGAGACGCCGACCCCGAACTGTTCTTTCCGATAGGCGCCACCCCGGCGCCCGGACCGTTGCGCGCCGCCCAGCGGATCTGCGGCCGATGCGCCGTCCGCTTGGAGTGCCTGAACTACGCGTTGGAGACCGGCCAGTCGGCCGGGGTGTGGGGCGGCACCACCGAGGAGGAGCGCCGTGCCATGCGTGTGGAGGCCCTGCATGCCGCGCGCGCCTGA
- a CDS encoding NAD(P)/FAD-dependent oxidoreductase, protein MTRILIVGGGYVGMYTALRLQRRLPPGVARITIVDADSYMTYQPFLPEAAAGNLEPRHVVVPLRAVLPGCDIVAGVATEVNTARRTVRVQPHAGEGYELPYDLLVYAPGSVSRLLPIPGLAECGIGFKTVEEAIHLRNQVLGQLDLAVSTRDPRVRRRALTFVFVGGGYAGVEALAELQDMAYGACKYFPTVEPSDMRWVLVEATGRILPEVGEDMGRWTLQQLRAGGIDVRLETRLVSAENRHIVLDDGDEFDAGTLVWTAGVRPNPLVRASDLPRDEKDRVKVTPRLNVEGMREVFSAGDCAAVPDLTRPGQYCGPSAQHAVRQARTMADNIVATLRREPLRDYRHAYAGSVATLGLHKGVAQVRGVKVRGFPAWFIHRAYHLSRVPTLNRKVRVVVDWTLALFFPRDITSLGALSEPRKEFESAARPFGVAGDDREGEKVREPASVRAE, encoded by the coding sequence ATGACCCGCATCCTCATAGTCGGCGGCGGTTACGTCGGCATGTACACGGCGTTGAGACTGCAACGCAGGCTGCCTCCCGGCGTCGCGCGCATCACCATCGTGGACGCCGACTCCTACATGACCTACCAACCGTTCCTGCCGGAGGCCGCCGCGGGCAACCTGGAGCCCCGGCACGTCGTGGTGCCGCTGCGCGCCGTGCTGCCCGGGTGTGACATCGTCGCGGGGGTCGCCACCGAGGTGAACACCGCTCGCCGTACCGTGCGCGTCCAGCCGCACGCCGGAGAGGGGTACGAGCTCCCCTACGACCTGCTGGTGTACGCGCCCGGCTCCGTGTCGCGGCTGCTGCCGATCCCCGGCCTCGCCGAGTGCGGCATCGGCTTCAAGACCGTCGAGGAGGCCATCCACCTGCGCAACCAGGTGCTCGGCCAGCTCGATCTGGCCGTCTCCACCCGCGATCCGCGGGTGCGGCGCAGGGCCCTGACGTTCGTGTTCGTCGGCGGCGGATACGCCGGCGTGGAGGCCCTGGCCGAACTCCAGGACATGGCGTACGGGGCGTGCAAGTACTTCCCGACCGTCGAACCGTCCGACATGCGATGGGTCCTCGTCGAAGCCACCGGGCGCATCCTGCCCGAGGTCGGCGAGGACATGGGGAGGTGGACGCTGCAGCAGTTGCGCGCCGGCGGCATCGACGTCCGCCTTGAAACCCGTCTCGTCTCCGCCGAGAACCGGCACATCGTCCTCGACGACGGCGACGAGTTCGACGCCGGCACGCTCGTGTGGACCGCCGGGGTGCGCCCCAACCCGCTGGTGCGCGCCAGCGACCTGCCCAGGGACGAGAAGGACCGGGTCAAGGTCACGCCGCGTCTCAACGTCGAGGGCATGCGTGAGGTGTTCAGCGCCGGCGACTGCGCCGCCGTACCCGACCTCACCCGCCCCGGCCAGTACTGCGGTCCCAGCGCGCAGCACGCCGTACGGCAGGCCCGCACGATGGCCGACAACATCGTCGCCACTCTGCGCCGCGAGCCGCTGCGCGACTACCGGCACGCCTACGCCGGTTCGGTGGCCACTCTCGGCCTGCACAAGGGGGTCGCCCAGGTCAGGGGGGTGAAGGTCCGCGGCTTCCCGGCCTGGTTCATCCACCGCGCCTACCACCTGTCCCGGGTGCCGACGCTGAACAGGAAGGTCCGCGTGGTCGTGGACTGGACCCTCGCGCTGTTCTTCCCGCGGGACATCACCTCGCTGGGCGCGCTCAGCGAGCCGCGCAAGGAGTTCGAGTCCGCCGCCCGCCCGTTCGGCGTCGCCGGGGACGACAGGGAGGGCGAGAAGGTGAGGGAGCCCGCCTCCGTCCGCGCCGAGTGA
- a CDS encoding DUF6458 family protein, whose translation MGFAASLAFFAIGAILAFAVKWDVPGVDLQLIGWIFMGVGVADGLITRMYTRTPREVREETAESAEPDAMSTRKTPVAPHARLPRSGGDRAESAARDGRQEGPSLSSPSAESAAPSTRDTCDPWAGAGASPKPESGS comes from the coding sequence ATGGGGTTCGCGGCCAGCCTGGCATTCTTTGCGATAGGCGCCATACTCGCTTTTGCCGTCAAATGGGATGTTCCAGGTGTCGATCTGCAGCTGATCGGCTGGATCTTCATGGGGGTGGGCGTGGCCGACGGCCTGATCACCCGCATGTACACCAGGACTCCGCGCGAAGTGCGTGAAGAGACGGCCGAATCCGCCGAACCCGACGCGATGTCCACCCGGAAGACGCCGGTCGCCCCGCACGCCCGCCTGCCCCGCTCCGGCGGGGACCGCGCTGAAAGCGCCGCCCGGGACGGCCGTCAGGAAGGCCCGTCGCTCTCCTCGCCCAGCGCGGAGAGCGCGGCCCCGAGCACCCGGGACACATGCGACCCCTGGGCGGGGGCGGGAGCCTCGCCGAAGCCGGAGTCCGGATCGTAG
- a CDS encoding helix-turn-helix domain-containing protein, which produces MGRKPRIDREELARLVAEGRSVREIAEHFGVSESGVLQAKRAAGLAKPMLDHRAAIPWKLARAHTQSGPATNLRTLSTVAQGRAVPKEKLNTALRWARRLVDADLDVIYDPDSGFGEAPAPAQGSHVSRVLGAALSALGEESDGPS; this is translated from the coding sequence ATGGGGCGGAAACCGCGGATCGATCGGGAAGAGCTGGCGCGACTGGTGGCCGAGGGCCGGTCGGTACGGGAGATCGCCGAGCACTTCGGCGTCTCGGAGTCGGGGGTCCTGCAGGCCAAGCGGGCGGCGGGGCTGGCCAAGCCGATGCTGGACCATCGGGCGGCCATTCCGTGGAAGCTCGCCCGCGCGCACACCCAGTCCGGACCGGCGACGAACCTGCGCACCCTGTCCACCGTGGCCCAGGGCCGGGCCGTGCCGAAGGAGAAGCTGAACACCGCCCTGCGGTGGGCGCGACGGCTGGTGGACGCCGACCTGGACGTCATCTACGATCCGGACTCCGGCTTCGGCGAGGCTCCCGCCCCCGCCCAGGGGTCGCATGTGTCCCGGGTGCTCGGGGCCGCGCTCTCCGCGCTGGGCGAGGAGAGCGACGGGCCTTCCTGA